A window of Diadema setosum chromosome 2, eeDiaSeto1, whole genome shotgun sequence contains these coding sequences:
- the LOC140243902 gene encoding uncharacterized protein has protein sequence MASATMVPHATQYGHRPALAPPSGLSADPPSRPQPNSTPGRVDYLIGRMQSNGLSQVATDLIAHSWRERTNKQYESAWQQWLRWCCKESFDPYSPSISDVVNFLAHQCSTGKSYSTINSYRSALSSAFPPFDGHNVGKHPLVLRLMKGIFNTNPPKPRYQKTWDVASVLKYICSLPDNKDLTLPLLTRKLVALMALTSAQRTQTLMCLSVTSLHLEENKASFKISDLLKTTSKSNFADQTLTLSSFGQNSKLCVVKTLREYLDRTKSLRTDERLFVSTIKPHKGITSATLARWMKTVLRDSGIDTSVFKAHSFRGASTSCALAHGVSLHEILKTANWSRAETFRKFYHKPISDSTFANAVLNSVN, from the coding sequence ATGGCGAGCGCAACCATGGTACCCCACGCTACTCAATATGGTCATCGCCCCGCCCTTGCTCCTCCCAGCGGATTGTCTGCTGACCCCCCTTCCCGACCCCAACCTAACTCTACGCCTGGCCGCGTGGATTATCTCATCGGCAGAATGCAGTCAAACGGACTTTCTCAAGTCGCTACCGACCTTATCGCACATTCATGGCGGGAGCGAACGAATAAGCAATACGAGTCGGCATGGCAACAATGGTTACGCTGGTGTTGTAAAGAATCATTTGATCCCTATTCACCGTCTATAAGTGATGTTGTAAATTTCTTAGCTCACCAATGCTCAACTGGGAAATCGTACTCTACCATAAACTCATATCGCTCCGCTCTTTCATCTGCCTTTCCTCCTTTCGATGGTCATAATGTGGGTAAACATCCGCTTGTTTTGAGACTTATGAAAGGCATTTTTAATACAAACCCTCCAAAACCACGATACCAAAAAACGTGGGATGTTGCGTCTGTCCTTAAGTACATTTGTTCCTTACCCGACAACAAGGACTTGACTCTTCCTTTGTTAACCCGAAAGTTGGTGGCACTAATGGCACTAACCTCCGCACAACGCACACAAACGCTTATGTGCTTGTCTGTAACATCTCTCCatcttgaagaaaataaagcCTCTTTCAAGATTTCAGATTTACTCAAGACTACTTCTAAATCAAACTTTGCCGACCAAACTTTGACGCTCTCATCATTTGGTCAAAATTCTAAATTATGTGTAGTCAAAACGCTAAGAGAGTATTTGGATCGCACTAAGTCTTTGCGTACAGATGAGAGACTTTTTGTATCAACAATAAAACCACATAAAGGAATCACTTCAGCTACTCTAGCTCGATGGATGAAAACAGTCCTTCGGGATTCAGGCATTGATACATCAGTCTTTAAGGCCCATAGTTTCCGCGGCGCCTCGACAAGTTGTGCTCTGGCCCACGGAGTTTCGCTACATGAAATCTTGAAAACGGCAAATTGGTCTCGAGCCGAGACGTTCAGAAAATTTTACCACAAACCTATTAGTGACTCTACGTTCGCAAATGCGGTCCTCAATTCTGTAAACTGA